ACTTATGCAAACAAAGCATTTTGTGAAGTTTCTGGTTATAGCGTAGAAGAGCTTATAGGCCAGCCTCATAACATCATTCGACACCCTGATATGCCCGCAGCTGCATTTGAAAAAATGTGGAGTACGATTCAAGGTGGTCAAGCATGGAACGGTATTGTAAAAAACCTAAGAAAAGATGGTAGATACTACTGGGTAGATTCAGAAGTCTTACCTATAAAAGATAACGATGATAAAATCACCGGTTATATCGCTGCAAGGCGCGCCGCATCAAGAAAAGATATAGTGGATACTGAAGAAGCTTATCAAAAAATGTTAGAAGCAGTAGAGAATAAGGGGTAATAATGCTGATATATAATTATAAAAAAGAGTTTATCGGAATCGATGAAAAAGACTTAAAAACCTTAGGAGTTGAAGACTTAGCACAATTAAGGTCTGAAGCTGCAGACTTTGCTGATCTTTTTGTAAAAACACCTGGATATGTACATAATTTCCAACATGTGCACTGGATCGATTATATTGCCTGTGCCGACTCTACTGAGCAACCTAAGGTTATTATCAATGCCAAAGGCAATCTTTTTAAAGCAGATGTAAGTATAGCTACATGTTACCTTGCAGATA
Above is a window of Sulfurimonas marina DNA encoding:
- a CDS encoding PAS domain-containing protein, coding for MEKVTPTDEEYMFEDLVIVSQTDEKGIITYANKAFCEVSGYSVEELIGQPHNIIRHPDMPAAAFEKMWSTIQGGQAWNGIVKNLRKDGRYYWVDSEVLPIKDNDDKITGYIAARRAASRKDIVDTEEAYQKMLEAVENKG